A genome region from Conger conger chromosome 16, fConCon1.1, whole genome shotgun sequence includes the following:
- the LOC133114601 gene encoding RNA-binding protein with serine-rich domain 1, whose amino-acid sequence MAPSPTKRKDRSEDKAKDRGKEKTGTKEGAEKERGREKGRKRRSASAGTSSSRSRSSSTSSTSSGSSSGSSSGSSSSSASSHSGSSSSSRSSSSSSSSRSPSVNRRRHDNRRRSRSKSKSLKRGDEKERKRRSPSPRPTKIHLGRLTRNVTKDHIQEIFATYGKIKMIDMPVDRLHPHLSKGFAYVEFETADEAEKALKHMDGGQIDGQEITASAVLAPRIRPAPRRLSPPRRMPPPPPVWRRTPPRMRRRSRSPRRRSPVRRRSRSRSPGRRRHRSRSSSNSSR is encoded by the exons AT GGCTCCATCACCCACAAAACGGAAGGATCGTTCCGAGGACAAGGCCAAGGATCGAGGGAAAGAGAAGACGGGCACCAAAGAGGGggcggagaaggagagaggcagagagaaaggccGTAAGCGTCGCAGTGCCTCCGCTGGTACTAGCAGCAGTAG GTCCCGCTCCAGCTCCACCTCCAGCACCAGCTCTGGCTCCAGCTCGGGCTCCTCCAGCGGCTCCAGCTCGTCCTCCGCCTCCAGCCATTCtggctcctccagctcctcccgcTCGTCCAGCTCATCCAGCTCCTCCCGCTCGCCCAGCGTCAACCGCCGTCGCCACGACAACCGCCGCCGCTCTCGATCCAA GTCCAAGTCCCTGAAGAGGGGAgatgagaaggagagaaagagaaggagccCAAGTCCAAGACCCACCAAGATCCACCTGGGCCGGCTCACCAGGAATGTTACCAAG GATCACATTCAGGAGATTTTCGCCACCTACGGGAAGATCAAGATGATTGACATGCCGGTGGATAGGCTCCACCCACACCTCTCCAAGGGCTTCGCCTACGTGGAGTTTGAGACTGCGGACGAGGCAGAGAAGGCCCTCAAACACATGGATGGGG GTCAGATTGACGGGCAGGAGATCACGGCCTCCGCCGTCCTGGCGCCGCGGATACGCCCCGCCCCCCGCaggctctctcccccccgcaggatgcccccgcccccaccggTCTGGCGCCGCACCCCGCCCCGCATGAGGAGGAG gtCCCGGTCGCCGCGGCGACGCTCTCCGGTCAGGCGGCGTTCCCGCTCCCGTTCCCCCGGGCGACGGCGCCACCGGTCCCGCTCCAGCTCCAACTCGTCCCGGTAG